The genomic region TCCAACTTCTTCATGTGGCACTGTTCATTATGATCATCTTGCTTATCTCCAACCTGAGTCAGAAAGTCATTTCACGTAATGCGCAAGAATATATGACAGAACATTCATACATCAAAGACCGACAATGGCATTTCCCGACTGTAACATGTATGTCTTAGTTCATTTTCATAGTCATCTGACGAAGGTACAAAAACAGGCAGAACACTGTGAGCATCACAATCTAAATTCCTCAATGCTTTAAAGTCTTCTTTAAGGCTATGTAAGTTTTGTTGCAAAGGCTGAATACAACTGGTGAAACAAAGTTTGTTCATCAAAAACCTTGGTCGTAACAGTAACGAAACTCCAGCAACTGGTCCTTAGAAAGTGAGGCGTTCACTACAACACTGATTCATCATAAAATGAACACAAATAGTAAGCTACCTCTCTGTTTCAAAACTTTAAGGCACTGCTGGCTACCAATATGCCACACTCTTACAGTTTCATCAGATGAGCCTGAAGAAAGAAAACAGCCATCCAGTGATACAGCCAAACTTGTTACTTGTTGACTAAACACAACATACTATTACATACTAGAGACAACTGAAGATGTCAAAAGCAAACAGACCTGTGCCCCTGAAGCCTACAGCTATTACTGCTTGCTGATGTAGCCTTTGCCTGTTTCAAAAACATGTACAACTATTTAAATATGTGCATAAAACAGAAAATAGATACATAAAATGCGTTTCTTATATTTCAGTAAATATACCGGTAGTCAACATAACTCTTACACAAAACACTCTGCTATATTTGATGCATAGACGTTGGTCAAATAGAACTGATGAAAATCTGTTTTGAATAGAATAGTTTGGCGGAAGTTCACTTTGTGACATGCATGATGATGGTTTTTATGGCTGCCCACTGATTTCAGTAATGACACAGGTCAATGTCTGTTTGCTCTCCTGTGTGACACAAGGCCCACACTTGAACAACAATTTCTCCCGCATGAAGAACAAGTACATGTATTTGTCACATCAGAAACTGGCACACAATGTAGATGTGCTGTTTTCTATTCTGACGTTTAAGTGATACTGCTTCAACTCTTTTCTCTTCAAAATTTTCTAGTGAGGAATGACATACATTTCTCCAAGTTGCTCTATCTGACGTTAGCTTATCCAAGTTGTTGGGATCAATTGAACACTTTTTCAAGTTGGTCTTATTGGGCCTTTGAACAGTAGTTTTGGCTTTGACTGAGGACATTCTCTGAGTAAGCTGACCAAAAAATAGTCTATCTGAACTGAGATTTGATGAGAAACTACTCAATTCCAGGCATATGggcctacatacatacatacatacatacacttcTTTTCTGTTTATTAAAAGAGTCCTTAAGACTCAGTATACATCGTTTTCATTGCAATCATACGCTAGATACTATTGTCAAATGAATATAGTTATACCTCGTCTTTCTGTAAATGGTCTTCAACAGCTTTTATCCATTATTAAAAACTATTAACAGGATTTCTACTCGTAAACGCGATGAATTCAATGTGTATCTTCAATTTACGCTGTCTGTTCCGTTACAAATGTAGGCCCAAGCCATATGAAAGAAAAAAATGTAGTTCTCCTCAGCTGCTGCTTCTGATCTGCTGTGCTTTCTTTTGGATTGAATTGTGCCCACAGTCTTGTTTCTGGTAGCGCGTTTGTTATTGATTTGTCCCTTACcctttggttgtctgtttctggTTGTGACTGATTGGTGGTTTCCATTGTTGAGCCTGTCGTCTCTTGCAGAGGTTCCACGGTGTCTTTCGTACTTTCAGGATTCTGTTCTGATTGTTCCAtatctgttgctgtttgactTTCCTGTTCTTTCACATTctctgcttcttcttcttcttcttcttcttcttcttcttcttcttcttcttcttcttcctcctcctcctcctccttcttctttgttttcttgctgtATTTCTACATTGTGGTTTTTGTCAAGATCGTGGTCATGATTCTCATTAGTTGGTCTTCAGAATTCTTATCATTTTCTTGTTGACAGTCCTTTATCATATGAGTGGTGCTTCCGCATCTATAACATGTTGGAGGCTATCCAGCATATCGCACATGCAGACGTAAATTATGCGCTCTGGGAAATAACCTCTTGGATTCTGTAGTTTGTATACTCTCACTCCCGTTTCCACACGTCGTGCAAAGGAATACATACTGCTTGTAACTTTTGCAACTTGACCGTTTCCTGCTTTTCTCCAGATAATGACATTATCTGCCATTTCAAAGAGCATTTTGACTGAGACGAAACCTGGTGGATCTTGTAGTGGCATTACTTCCAATCGAACATTATTCACTATCAGACCTGTCAGTACCAACTTTTCTTTGGCTTCTTCATTCAGCAAGGTAATCTGCCACGTTTCTGCTATTGTCAGACATGATACACTCTTCCCATGATACACTCTTCCGGCAGTTGCTA from Corticium candelabrum chromosome 10, ooCorCand1.1, whole genome shotgun sequence harbors:
- the LOC134185991 gene encoding uncharacterized protein LOC134185991, producing the protein MEKLSKRSNTAKATSASSNSCRLQGHSQQVTSLAVSLDGCFLSSGSSDETVRVWHIGSQQCLKVLKQRGPVAGVSLLLRPRFLMNKLCFTSCIQPLQQNLHSLKEDFKALRNLDCDAHSVLPVFVPSSDDYENELRHTCYSREMPLSVFDVGDKQDDHNEQCHMKKLELTNEQLYQFGIQLLSHEMHIHKK